One Syntrophus gentianae DNA segment encodes these proteins:
- a CDS encoding GntR family transcriptional regulator: protein MIKSKVNLNKKSYVPYRDQIYEKLKAKILSNVLAPGTIVTENELAQMFGTSRTPIREAIRHLQSEGLIEVIPKKGMLISRMNPDEVAKINELREIIHCHAIAKGILNVTQADLNRIEKILNKAEDLLKGKDNAAKLAPLSIQFHQCILKMAGNDLFLAVDQYIGTQIKRYMVDLFSFEEGASTSWRHHREVAEAIKQQDARLACQKMQEHIRWGTSFIREHISI, encoded by the coding sequence ATGATAAAGTCGAAGGTCAATTTGAATAAAAAATCTTATGTCCCATACAGAGATCAGATTTATGAAAAGCTCAAGGCCAAGATCCTGTCAAATGTCCTGGCACCCGGCACCATTGTAACGGAAAACGAGCTGGCCCAGATGTTTGGCACCAGTCGTACGCCCATTCGAGAAGCGATCCGGCATCTGCAATCTGAAGGATTGATCGAGGTCATCCCCAAAAAAGGCATGCTCATCTCGAGAATGAATCCCGATGAGGTGGCGAAAATAAACGAACTGCGGGAGATTATTCATTGCCATGCGATCGCGAAAGGCATTCTGAATGTCACCCAGGCCGATCTCAACCGTATTGAAAAAATCCTTAATAAAGCAGAGGACCTTCTTAAGGGTAAAGATAATGCGGCAAAACTGGCTCCGCTCAGTATCCAGTTTCATCAGTGCATCCTGAAAATGGCGGGAAATGACCTGTTTTTAGCGGTAGATCAATATATCGGCACACAAATCAAGAGATATATGGTGGATCTGTTTTCCTTTGAAGAGGGGGCAAGCACTTCATGGCGGCATCACCGGGAGGTTGCGGAAGCGATCAAACAGCAGGATGCCAGGCTGGCATGTCAGAAAATGCAGGAGCATATCCGCTGGGGAACGTCTTTTATCAGAGAGCACATCTCGATCTGA